From Corvus hawaiiensis isolate bCorHaw1 chromosome 13, bCorHaw1.pri.cur, whole genome shotgun sequence, one genomic window encodes:
- the LOC125332782 gene encoding C2 calcium-dependent domain-containing protein 4C-like, protein MWFLEKIRASHENGNLPTSSFLGLPHGQNLPEKARLGASAFPNVLTPDRIPEFCIPPRLTSSGSIKGSGFHQDRSSVNAALTSDYSPRSFPHLIQVESVEEEITALEEESTNADPQSQAALSLPHFARAPTSYGFCTLLESPHTRRKESIFHGDPRGALPSLKLSRSRANTFSGKGSMSNPIAISFASVRLPLKHLSLRRQGACDSDTASSSDSSPFSSPLLSRSPPRPYSLTKAQSQEGLLCRALKAKSKSSMARNNSLSTEESSSTDNSPSAMRRASEGLLGMRSFSTSCSPIFPLDLTHSRERLVGESTVVMDKGGVLRLLAEYCSENERLRIRLISAEGLYDDSVEPKNINCCISFSLVPGKTQKQRSTVIKRSRNPIFNEDFFFDGVAAEELYSLSVRMKATNKGCSMKRDYTLGERELSLTSMLSV, encoded by the coding sequence ATGTGGTTCTTGGAAAAGATAAGAGCCTCACATGAAAATGGAAATCTCCCCACCTCTTCCTTCCTGGGACTGCCACACGGCCAAAATCTGCCAGAAAAAGCCCGTCTGGGagcttctgcttttccaaatgTGCTCACTCCTGACAGAATCCCTGAATTCTGCATTCCCCCTAGGCTGACCAGCTCTGGCTCCATCAAGGGCAGTGGCTTTCACCAGGATCGCAGTTCAGTGAATGCAGCTCTTACTTCTGATTATAGCCCCAGGTCTTTCCCACATCTTATTCAGGTGGAAAGTGTTGAGGAGGAGATCACAGCCCTGGAGGAAGAAAGCACCAATGCGGACCCACAGTCCCAAGCAGCACTCTCGCTGCCCCACTTTGCCAGAGCCCCCACTTCCTATGGCTTCTGCACTTTGCTGGAGAGTCCCCACACCCGGAGAAAGGAGTCTATCTTCCATGGTGATCCACGTGGTGCTCTGCCCAGCCTGAAGCTGTCTCGATCCAGAGCTAACACCTTCAGTGGCAAAGGGAGTATGTCTAATCCCATTGCTATCAGCTTTGCTTCTGTGAGACTGCCTCTCAAGCACCTCTCTCTGCGAAGGCAGGGTGCCTGTGACAGTGACACTGCCTCCTCCAGTGATTCCTCTCCTTTCAGTTCTCCACTTCTGAGCAGGTCACCTCCCAGACCCTACTCCCTGACCAAAGCACAAAGTCAGGAGGGATTGCTCTGCAGAGCACTAAAAGCCAAGAGCAAATCTAGTATGGCCAGGAACAATTCTCTCTCTAcagaggagagcagctccaCTGATAACAGCCCCAGTGCCATGAGGAGGGCTTCAGAGGGGCTGCTTGGCATGCGGAGCTTTAGCACCTCCTGTTCTCCCATCTTCCCTCTGGACCTGACCCACAGTCGGGAGAGACTGGTGGGAGAGAGCACCGTGGTGATGGACAAGGGAGGTGTGTTGAGGCTGTTGGCTGAATACTGCTCAGAGAACGAAAGGCTGCGGATCCGCCTGATCAGTGCAGAAGGTTTATATGATGATTCTGTGGAGCCTAAAAACATAAACTGCTGTATCTCCTTCTCCCTGGTGCCAGGAAAAACACAGAAGCAGAGAAGCACAGTTATAAAGAGAAGCAGGAATCCCATCTTCAATGAGGACTTCTTTTTTGATGGCGTTGCAGCAGAAGAGCTGTACAGCCTCTCTGTCAGGATGAAAGCAACAAACAAAGGGTGCAGTATGAAACGGGATTATACCTTAGGAGAACGGGAATTGTCTTTAACGAGTATGTTGTCAGTGTAA